Proteins encoded by one window of Shewanella avicenniae:
- the dnaB gene encoding replicative DNA helicase, with product MPQPAAFSSRDKRKDAQTEALKLPPHSIEAEQSVLGGLMLDAEAWDKVAELVVREDFYSRAHKLIFTAMQSLTERGQPIDLITVSEQLELTDELEDAGGFAYLGEIAKNTPSAGNILSYSAIVRERAVVREMIRVAHEIADAGYNPEGRDSSALLDLAESKVFKIAEQRANANEGPEGIKSILEKTVDKIEQLYNNPHNGVTGVSSGFGDLDKMTAGFQSGDLVIVAARPSMGKTTFAMNLCENAALSEDKPVLIFSLEMPSEQIMMRMLASVGRVDQTRIRTGQLDDDDWARVSSTMGLMLEKGKMYIDDSSGLTPTEVRSRARRIAREHGGLSMIMVDYLQLMQVPALADNRTLEIAEISRSLKALAKELEIPVIALSQLNRSLEQRADKRPVNSDLRESGSIEQDADLIMFIYRDEVYHDDSPDKGTAEIIIGKQRNGPIGRVRLTFQGKFSRFDNYAGPQFEED from the coding sequence ATGCCACAGCCTGCTGCTTTCAGCTCACGTGACAAACGCAAAGACGCACAAACAGAAGCGTTGAAATTACCGCCTCACTCCATAGAAGCAGAGCAATCTGTGTTGGGGGGCTTAATGCTGGATGCCGAAGCTTGGGACAAAGTGGCCGAATTGGTGGTGCGTGAAGATTTTTATTCTCGCGCCCACAAGCTGATTTTTACCGCCATGCAAAGTTTGACCGAACGCGGTCAACCAATCGATTTGATTACGGTTTCTGAGCAACTTGAGCTAACCGATGAGCTTGAAGATGCCGGTGGCTTTGCCTATCTCGGCGAAATTGCCAAAAACACCCCAAGCGCGGGCAATATTCTGTCCTACTCCGCCATTGTGCGTGAACGCGCTGTGGTGCGCGAGATGATCCGTGTTGCCCACGAAATTGCCGATGCGGGTTACAACCCTGAAGGACGTGACTCCAGCGCCCTGCTCGATCTCGCTGAAAGCAAAGTCTTTAAAATTGCTGAGCAACGCGCCAATGCCAACGAAGGTCCAGAGGGGATCAAATCGATTCTGGAAAAAACCGTCGACAAGATTGAGCAGTTGTATAACAACCCGCACAACGGGGTGACAGGGGTGTCTTCTGGCTTTGGCGATCTCGACAAAATGACCGCTGGCTTCCAATCCGGTGACTTGGTGATTGTCGCGGCGCGTCCATCGATGGGTAAAACCACCTTTGCGATGAACCTGTGTGAAAACGCTGCGTTAAGTGAAGATAAACCGGTACTGATCTTCAGCTTAGAGATGCCGTCCGAACAGATCATGATGCGTATGCTCGCGTCTGTCGGCCGCGTTGACCAAACTCGTATTCGTACTGGTCAGCTAGATGATGACGATTGGGCGCGAGTGTCCTCCACCATGGGCTTGATGCTCGAAAAAGGCAAAATGTATATCGACGACAGCTCAGGGTTAACGCCCACTGAAGTGCGCAGCCGTGCCCGTCGTATTGCCCGCGAACACGGTGGCTTATCGATGATCATGGTCGACTACTTGCAGTTGATGCAAGTACCCGCGTTGGCCGACAACCGTACGCTAGAAATTGCCGAAATCTCGCGCTCACTAAAAGCGTTAGCCAAAGAACTCGAAATTCCGGTGATCGCGCTGTCACAGTTGAACCGCTCGCTCGAACAACGAGCCGATAAGCGCCCAGTGAACTCGGATCTTCGTGAATCAGGCTCTATCGAGCAGGACGCGGATTTGATTATGTTTATTTACCGTGATGAGGTTTATCACGATGACTCTCCAGATAAAGGCACTGCCGAAATCATTATTGGTAAACAGCGTAACGGCCCCATTGGGCGGGTGCGTTTGACCTTCCAAGGTAAATTCTCACGCTTTGACAATTATGCTGGCCCTCAGTTTGAAGAAGACTAG